GTCTCCCACTATGGCTACCTTCAAGCCCGCAAGTCTTCCAACCTTCTCCCTCACCGTAAATAAATCCAGCAAAGCCTGGGTGGGGTGCTCATGGGCTCCATCCCCAGCATTGATGACCGGAACATCCATCAGACGGGCCAGCAAATGGGGGGCTCCCGATGCGGGATGCCGGATAACAATGCAATCGGGTTTCATGGCTTCTAAGTTTTTGGCCGTGTCGATCAGCGTCTCTCCTTTGACCACGCTGCTGGAGGAGGTAGAAATGTTAATCGTGTCGGCGCTCAGCCGTTTGGCGGCAATCTCAAAAGAGGTTCGCGTCCGCGTGCTGGGCTCGAAAAAAAGATTGATTACCGTCTTGCCCCGTAAGGTAGGAACTTTCTTGATCTCCCGGGTGGATACCTCCTTAAAGGATCCAGTTGTATCCAGGATGAGTTGAATCTCCGCAATACTCAACTCCTGGATTCCCAGAATATCCTTGCCTGCCCACCTCACGATGGGCTTCTCAGAAAGTTGCCGGGTAGACCCCCGGTCTTGATTCTCGGCCATTTTTCTCCCCTTTTTTAAAAAAGACCAGAATTAACCGCAGAGCACGTCGAGAACGCAACGCAAGCTTCAAATTAATTGGGACACAGATTTACGCAGATAACCGCAGATTTTAATTTTCATTTAATTTTATCCTGAAAACCTGTGTTCATCTATGTCCAAAATACAAAAAATGCGGTGAAAGCAGGCTTTCGATCTCAGGTAATTTTTTCCTGGATGACCACTCGGTCCGGGTTTCCCACCTCGTGAAAGGAAACCATCACGTCGTCTTGGGGAGCGGTAATCACCTTTTTCCCGACGTAATCGGCTTGAATGGGTAGCTCTCGATGACCCCGATCGATGAGCACGGCCAGTTGGATGAACTTGGGACGCCCAAAATCTATTAAAGCGTCCATTGCCGCCCGCACCGTCCTGCCGGTGTATAACACATCGTCCACCAGAATAACTTTTTTGTCCCGCAGGGAAAACGGAATTTCTGTTTTCCCCACAAGTGGCTGGGGAAGGCCCATGGCGAAATCATCCCGGTAGAGAGTAATATCGATGATGCCGAAAGGAACTTTGAATTTTTCAATCTGTTCAATCTTGGTCCGGATACGTTCAGCCAGATAAACGCCGCCGGTGCGGATGCCAATCAAAACGAGGTCTTTCACTCCCTTGTTACGCTCGAGCATTTCATGAGTGATGCGCACCAGAGCCCGCTCGATCTCTTCTCCATCCATGACTGTTTCTTTTCCCTTCAACCTCATCTTATCCTTACCCCTTAACCCAGCATAGCCGGAACTAAAAAGGTGAATTGAAAAATCCAAAATCCGAAATCCGAATACCGAAATCCTAAACAACTTCAAAATTCAAATATCAAAATTCAAAAGTTTTTTGTTTGGATAATTTGTATTTTGAATCCGCCTTAGGCGGACTTGTTTAGAATTTCGTGCTTAGAATTTAGGATTTCTTTCAAGCCCTTTGTTCGAAGAACTTTCTTGCCAATTTGCGCACAACTTCATTCTTAACGGATTAATGGATCAGATGGCCGATCCGATTCCAGCGAACCGCTGTTTCCTGGCTGTTCCACGACCAGTAGATAATAAAGGCTTTGCCCCGCAAGTCTTCCAACGGCACAAATCCCCAGAACCGGCTGTCCAAGCTGCGATCGCGATTATCTCCCAGGACGAAAAGACTCCCTGGGGGAACGGTCACTGGGCCAAAATTGTCCCGCTTTTGAATTTCTGCTGGGAAAACCGCATCCTCCTTATAAACGGCATAGGAATCGGCGGCTTCAGACCCATTGATGAAAAGTTTTTTATTCACGATTTTTACCGTGTCCCCTTCCACAGCCACCACCCTTTTGATAAAATCTTTACTCGGATCCAAAGGATAAATAAAAACGACTACCTCTCCCCTTTGTGGCTTGTGCAGAGGGAATAGGCGGATGGAGGTGAAAGGAATTTTTATTCCGTAAATAAACTTGCTCACCAGGATATGATCCCCAATCACCAATGTAGGTTCCATAGACCCGGAAGGAATTTTAAACGCCTGCACTACAAAGGTACGGATAAATAGCGCCAATAACAAAGCGACAATGATCGCTTCAGCATACTCCCGAAAGGTTGATTTCTTTTTTATCTCTTTGCTTTTAACCTTCACCCTTCCTCCCAAATGCATTATTCTTTTACCGCCGAGCACGCAGAAAACGCAGGAAACCGCTGAGCGCTATGCGGCGAAAATTCTTTAAAATACTCAACAGTCCTACGCAAACCCTCTTCGAAAGAAACCTTCGCCTTCCAACCCAGACCGGTTTGGGCTCGGGTGCAATTCAAAACGCTCCTGCGTTGCTCCCCCGGCTTGGCTGGTCCGTGAGCCTCTTGGGCGGATTTCCCCATAATCTGCAATAGACACCAGAAAAGCTCATTGACATTCTTCTCCTCGCCCGTGCCGATATTAAAAGACCCGGAAGCTTTGGAGTGTAAAGCCAAGAGGTTGGCTTCGGCAACGTCTTCGACGTATACGTAATCCCGAGTCTGCAATCCATCGCCGTTGATTATCGCCTGCCCGTCCGCCAGGAGCTTTTCGGTGAAGATGGCCACCACCCCCGCCTCTCCGAAAGGATCTTGGCGAGGGCCATAAACATTGCCATACCGTAACGCCACGTAATCCAAGCCATGGACAACCTTGTAGTAGTGGAGATACAACTCCCCTGTTGCCTTGGCTACCCCATATGGGCTGATGGGCTGAAGGGGAATTTCTTCGCTGGCCGGATCGGCATTTTCTGGTTGATCACCGTAAATGGCTCCTCCTGATGAGGCAAAGATAAACCGGTTCACCCCATGGCGCACCGCTTTCTCCAGGAGGTTCAGCATTCCCAAAATGTTTATGCTGGCATCAAAAACAGGGTCCTGTACTGATTTACGGACATCCATCTGCGCAGCATGGTGATTCACCACATCTGGCTGCTCGCGCGCAAAGATTTCTTCCATCCCCTGATCACGGATGTCCGACTGGTAAAATCGGGCTTTAGGATTCAAGTTCTCCATCTTCCCTGTTGTTAGGTTGTCCGCCACTACCACCCGGTGGCCAGCCGCGGTGTAGCGGTCGGTCACATGCGATCCAATAAACCCTGCTCCCCCGGTTACCAGAATTTTCATCTTCCCCTCTGAAAACGCTTAAATTTCACCACAGAGTTCGCGGAGAGCGCCGAGAATTCCCAAAATTTTAATAAAAAATCTCGGCTTCCATTTTGCGTTTTTCATTTTGATTTTTAAATTTTTCTTCTCTGCGCTCTTGGCGTTCTCTGCAGTGAATAAAAATCTTTGATAACCTGTACCACCTTCCGCTGCTGGGCCCATGTCAGTTCGGGGTAAATTGGGATAGCCATGGTTTCCCGCGCAGCCCGCTCCGATTCCGGCAGGTCGCCCACACGATAACCTAGATTACGGTAACACTCCTGCAGGTGAAGAGGAACCGGATAGTAAACTTCATTCCCGATCCCTTCCCGGGTCAAATGCTCCCGGAGGGCATCTCTTTTTCGGGTCCGGATGACAAACTGATTGAAAATATGGTAACAATCTTTTTTTGTATCAGGAAGGGAAAGGAAAGGCGGCTGTAATCCGGCTTCTGCAAAAAGGATGCAATACCGCTCGGCATTTTCTCTCCGTCTTTCGGTCCATTGATTTAAATATTTCAATTTCACGCGCAGAACCGCAGCCTGCAAAGCATCCAATCGGCTGCAGATTCCGATCTGCCGGTGACGATATTTATATTCGGACCCATGGACCCGCAGCATTCGAATTTTTTCGGCCAGTTCCCGATCCCGGGTGACCACCATCCCTCCATCGCCAAAACCACCAAGGTTCTTGCTGGGATAGAAAGAGAAGCACCCCAGGTCCCCTACGGTTCCAGCCCCCCATTCTTTTGTCAGACTTTGAACTCCGCCCATTGAATTCACGCTTTGTCTGGCCCCCAAAGCTTGGGCTGCATCTTCCACCACTCGCAATTCATACCGCCGGGCAATTTCCATGATCGCTGCCATGTCCGCCATTTGGCCGAATAAATGTACGGGAATGATCACTTTGGGCTGTTCCTTTTTTCGGCGAATTCTCCGCAGGTAATCCTCAAGTTTGTTGGGATCGAGGTTATAGGTATGCGGGTCAATATCTAAATAAATCGGAATAGCTCCCAGTCTGGAGATGGAACCTCCCGTTGAGAAAAAAGTATAAGAAACCGTAATGACCCGATCGCCGGCCTTTACACCCAGGGCCATCAAAGAAAGTAGCAACGCATCTGTGCCTGACGCTACACCGAGGGCATAGGGCACTCGTAAGAAAGAGCCTACTTCTCTTTCGAAGTTATCTACCATTGGGCCGAGAATAAACATCTGGCTCTCCAACACCTCTCGGACTGCCTGATATACCTCATCCCGGATCTTCCTAAACTGCTTCTTTAAGTCTAAGAGGGGTACTTTCGTATTTTTCCTCCTTTGCAAAAGAAACGTTCACCTGCAAAAGAAAGCCAGGAGATATCCTGGCTTCTTTCCAGGCTCGCCCCCAATGCTTCACACTTCATCCTTTAAGGCTTCCCGGCTAATCTTGCCGAAAAGATTGGCCATGGACAAGCTCAAGTAAAAGAATCCAAAAGAATAAAGAATCCAGCCGATATAAAGGAGTTGAGTTTTTAAGAAAAGAAGGGCCAAGAATAAAACCAAACCGGCTACCCATCCGGAAAAATATTCACGTTGGATCAGCCAAATTTTTTCTACGATCCCCTTCCAATGGAAGGCCGCCGCTAAAACCTCTCCTTCCGAAGCATAAAAAGCCAGAGCCATGGGCAAAAGAAAGAACGCGACTAATCCAATTCCCACTCCCAGGATGAGCAAGAACACTCCTACAAAGGCGGCAAATCCTCCCCCATACCAAAGATTCAGCCCTAACCAATAAAGAATCCCGGGGACGATCCAATAACCCAGGGCGATTAAAAAAACGTACCAACCACTCCGGAACAGGTCTCCCCACCCCTCCCACCCTGGCAGGGGTCCTTCCATTCCTCCAAGATGACTACGAAAAATTTTATAAGCGTACCCCAGGGGGAAAAAAGAAAAAAGAAGCCAGAAAATAACTCCCACGTAGGGAATGAACCCCATGGCAGCACCTAGAAAATTAAAAACACCGCCCAGAATGAATTTCGGGCCCCACCCTTCTTCGGCAAACGGGTATTTTAGTGCTCTCTCTAAATTCCCCATCGCTTTACCTTTCCCAGGCTAAATTAGGCCGCCTTTTTCTTGGCCACCTTATTGAGGATCTTCCAAGTCTTTAAAAGTTCTAAGGCCCTTTCCAGAGGAGGATCTTCCGGGGCTTCGATGGTTACTGCTGCTTCTCCCTTCTTTTTATCGGGTATCTTTTCCAGGGATTCCTCAGGGATTTTTTCTAAAGGCTTGGCCGGTATCTCCCCCTCTCCTCGAAGATGATGTTCCAAATCTTTTTCTCTAAGGAAACGCGGGGGGGAGCCTTTGCGGGCCGCCGGGGGAAGGTCAGCCACGATAATGTCGGGAACAATTCCTTGCGCCTGAATGGAGCGGCCGTTGGGAGTATAATAACGCGCCGTGGTCAACCGGACGGCCGACCCGTCCTCCAGAGGAATAATCGTTTGTACCGACCCTTTCCCGAAGGTGGGTGTGCCCAGGATGACCGCCCGCCCATGGTCCTGCAACGCACCCGCCACGATCTCAGAAGCGCTGGCACTTCCTGCGTTAACCAGGACCATCATCGGGTAGTCGCGAACCTTCGCCTTTTTCTGGGCGTAAAATTTCATCTTTTGCCCTTCTACCCGCCCCTCGGTGTAAACGATCATCCCTGCTTCTAAAAATTCATCAGCTACTTTCACCGCTTGTTCTAAAAGTCCTCCCGGGTCATTGCGCAGGTCCAGGATTAACCCCTTCAGCGTTCCTTCCTTAGATTCCAGCTTCTCTAACGCCGCCTTCATGTCCGCATGGGTTTTCTCAATGAACTGATTAATTTTTACGTAGCCATATCCCTCTTCAAGCATTTTCGAGCGCACGCTGCGGATGGGGATGATCGCTCGGGTCAAAGTGAGATCCTTGGGTTCGGTAAATCCGGTACGCATGACGGTAATTGTTACCTTGGTTCCTTCAGGGCCACGCATCAACTTTACCGCATCCATCATATTCATATCTTTGGTTGATTTTCCGTCAATGCGCAAGATCTGGTCCCCGCTTTGGATCCCGGCCCGGAAAGCTGGTGTGTCTTCTATGGGAGCAACGACGGTGAGAACTTTGTCGCGAATCGTAATTTCGAAACCTACTCCGCCAAAGCTTCCTCGGGTCTCGGTCTGCATTTCTTTAAAAACATCCGGGGTCATGAAGGAACTATGCGGATCTAAGGTTTCCAACATTCCGTTGATCGCCCCGTTGACTAAGGTAGTGATTTTAACGGGTTCGACATAATTTTTTTCTACGAGCGCCAAGACATCCGCCAGGATTTTCAGCTTTTCATAGGTGGAATTGATGTCCGCACCCACGCGGTGTACTTTGCCCCCGCCTATGAACACTCCCAGGGCAAGGAAAAGGGCTATGATGATTATGAATTGTTTCTTGGTTATCCAATTACGCATTGCTTTCTCCTTTCCACCCGTGATTCCTTCTCGAGTGGATTACCGAACCCTTGGATGCGCCAACCATTCCAAGGGGTCCAGAGGTTTCCCTCTCTGGCGAATTTCAAAATAAAGACAGGGCCCTTTGAGTGAACCTGTATCTCCCACCAAGGCTACGCCTTCCCCTCCCCGAACTTCTTCTCCGACATTTTTCAGCAGGGCGGAAGCATGGCCAGACAAAGTATAATAGCCCTCACCATGATCGATAATCAGGATCTTCCCGTACCCTTTGAACCAATCGGAATAGAGGACCCGCCCATCGTAGACTGCTCTGATCTCCGCTCCTATCGCAGCCTCAATTTCGATCCCCTTCTGGACAGTAAAAGTATTGAACTTAGGGTTTTCATTCTTCCCGAAGGTGCTAAGGATTCGGCCTTCTACCGGAAACGCCAGTTTACCCCGAAAGGTTCCAAACCCTTTGCCGGCTGGAATGAAAACTTCGGCTTTGGCTTTCTCCCGGATTTCCCTCTCTAATCGGTTGAGCAGAGTCTGCAATTGGGCGGAGGCGGTTTCTAACTCTTTGATTGCTGCCAGGTGAATACGTTTTTCGCCCCGAACGGAATCCAGCAACCGGCCTTTTTGCAGTCGATCCTTCCGAATTTCTGCCTGTTTTTTTTCTGTTTGTTCTTTCAACGCCTGAAGCTCCCGTTCATCTTCTTTCAGTTGCTCCCGGTAGCTTCCCAGTACGGTTTGCCTTTTGCGGAAATCTTCTACCAACTCGCGATCTTGGCCCAGGATCGATGCTAAATAACGCCGGCTATTTAAAAATTCCGCGTAAGAATTGGAGGAGAAAAAAATTTGGGGCATCCCCGTTTCCCCGAACTTATACAGGGCCACTAACCTTTTTTCCAAAAACGCTTCCTGAGTTTCAACGGATTGGGTCACCAATTGTAATTCCTCGTTGGTTTTCCGCACTTTCTGGACCACGCCTTCTAATTTTCGGTTTAGGACCTTTAACTCCTTCTCTTTTTCGGAAAGGTTCCGGTCCATCTTATTAAGCTGGGAGATGACGGATGATTCTTTCTTATGGATGGCTTTAACCCGCTGCTTTTCCTCCTGGATCTTTTTTTTAAGCCCTCCCAGCTCCTTTTTACTCTGGGCCACGCCACTGCGTATCTTCTGCAGGTCGGTTTCGGCGTCCCCTTGGCCTACCCAGAAGAGCAGGGCCGCAAAAAAAACTAAACCCCCCAAGACTCTTAAAGGCGTAGGTACCTCCCCACAGATACTTGGGTCCCGAGAAAACCCAAAGCCACTCCTCCCAGGGCCAGGGCGGCAGTTTGTTCGGCCGTGAGGAAAAACAAGGGAAAACTTCCCAGCAGAGATTTCAAAGGGGCATATACCTCAGTGACGAAAAGGTGAAAAAAGATAAAAAGCATCAATACGGCTAAGGAAGCGCCTACAAACCCTTGCAGAATTCCTTCGATATAAAAAGGGGCGCGAATAAATAAGCCTGTGGCCCCTACCGAGCGCATGATTTCGATCTCTTCCCGTCGGGCGAAAATGTTTAGGCGGATGGTATTGGAAATGACAAAAATGGTAGAGGCCAGAAGAAGCCCGCCCAACGCCAGGCCCAAAACCTGCAGCAGTACAATAAAAGCCGAAAACTTTTCCACCCATTCAGACCCGTACTGCAAATCCTCAATTTGCGGGAGGCCTCGCAGCTTCTCCACCAGGCGCTGTACACCGATGGAATTTTGGTGCTCAGGCTTGAGTTGAATTTCCACTGAGGCCGGAAGAGGATTGCGGGGTAGCCCTTTAAGTAACCCCTTGCGGCCTTGTAATCTCTCTTCCAAGGTTTTAAGGGCCTCCTCCTTGGAACGGTAGCTCACTTCTTGCACCTCTCCATGCCCCCGGATCTTTTCCTGAAAACGGGTTATCTGCTCCCCATTCATGGAATCAACGAGATAGACCGTAATCCGGATCCGGCTTCTCCATTCTTCTATCAATCCTTTGGCGTTAACGATGATAATCAGGAAAATTCCAAGGACGAGGAACGAAAGAGCAATGGTTCCCAGGGTGATGGCATTCATCCAGGGATTCTGGTTCAGGTTCTGCCAAGCCTGGCGAAAGAAATATCTCCCCATCCCAACTAGCCTTTCACTCCAGCGTAGGCTGAGAACATGAGAAAATCAATTTCAGCAAAGATCCGATACTTAAAAATCAAAAATTTTATTTTAATTTTTCTGCCT
This Deltaproteobacteria bacterium DNA region includes the following protein-coding sequences:
- the pyrR gene encoding bifunctional pyr operon transcriptional regulator/uracil phosphoribosyltransferase PyrR → MRLKGKETVMDGEEIERALVRITHEMLERNKGVKDLVLIGIRTGGVYLAERIRTKIEQIEKFKVPFGIIDITLYRDDFAMGLPQPLVGKTEIPFSLRDKKVILVDDVLYTGRTVRAAMDALIDFGRPKFIQLAVLIDRGHRELPIQADYVGKKVITAPQDDVMVSFHEVGNPDRVVIQEKIT
- a CDS encoding DUF4013 domain-containing protein; the encoded protein is MGNLERALKYPFAEEGWGPKFILGGVFNFLGAAMGFIPYVGVIFWLLFSFFPLGYAYKIFRSHLGGMEGPLPGWEGWGDLFRSGWYVFLIALGYWIVPGILYWLGLNLWYGGGFAAFVGVFLLILGVGIGLVAFFLLPMALAFYASEGEVLAAAFHWKGIVEKIWLIQREYFSGWVAGLVLFLALLFLKTQLLYIGWILYSFGFFYLSLSMANLFGKISREALKDEV
- a CDS encoding DegT/DnrJ/EryC1/StrS family aminotransferase, producing the protein MQRRKNTKVPLLDLKKQFRKIRDEVYQAVREVLESQMFILGPMVDNFEREVGSFLRVPYALGVASGTDALLLSLMALGVKAGDRVITVSYTFFSTGGSISRLGAIPIYLDIDPHTYNLDPNKLEDYLRRIRRKKEQPKVIIPVHLFGQMADMAAIMEIARRYELRVVEDAAQALGARQSVNSMGGVQSLTKEWGAGTVGDLGCFSFYPSKNLGGFGDGGMVVTRDRELAEKIRMLRVHGSEYKYRHRQIGICSRLDALQAAVLRVKLKYLNQWTERRRENAERYCILFAEAGLQPPFLSLPDTKKDCYHIFNQFVIRTRKRDALREHLTREGIGNEVYYPVPLHLQECYRNLGYRVGDLPESERAARETMAIPIYPELTWAQQRKVVQVIKDFYSLQRTPRAQRRKI
- a CDS encoding S41 family peptidase → MRNWITKKQFIIIIALFLALGVFIGGGKVHRVGADINSTYEKLKILADVLALVEKNYVEPVKITTLVNGAINGMLETLDPHSSFMTPDVFKEMQTETRGSFGGVGFEITIRDKVLTVVAPIEDTPAFRAGIQSGDQILRIDGKSTKDMNMMDAVKLMRGPEGTKVTITVMRTGFTEPKDLTLTRAIIPIRSVRSKMLEEGYGYVKINQFIEKTHADMKAALEKLESKEGTLKGLILDLRNDPGGLLEQAVKVADEFLEAGMIVYTEGRVEGQKMKFYAQKKAKVRDYPMMVLVNAGSASASEIVAGALQDHGRAVILGTPTFGKGSVQTIIPLEDGSAVRLTTARYYTPNGRSIQAQGIVPDIIVADLPPAARKGSPPRFLREKDLEHHLRGEGEIPAKPLEKIPEESLEKIPDKKKGEAAVTIEAPEDPPLERALELLKTWKILNKVAKKKAA
- a CDS encoding peptidoglycan DD-metalloendopeptidase family protein, with protein sequence MGGLVFFAALLFWVGQGDAETDLQKIRSGVAQSKKELGGLKKKIQEEKQRVKAIHKKESSVISQLNKMDRNLSEKEKELKVLNRKLEGVVQKVRKTNEELQLVTQSVETQEAFLEKRLVALYKFGETGMPQIFFSSNSYAEFLNSRRYLASILGQDRELVEDFRKRQTVLGSYREQLKEDERELQALKEQTEKKQAEIRKDRLQKGRLLDSVRGEKRIHLAAIKELETASAQLQTLLNRLEREIREKAKAEVFIPAGKGFGTFRGKLAFPVEGRILSTFGKNENPKFNTFTVQKGIEIEAAIGAEIRAVYDGRVLYSDWFKGYGKILIIDHGEGYYTLSGHASALLKNVGEEVRGGEGVALVGDTGSLKGPCLYFEIRQRGKPLDPLEWLAHPRVR
- a CDS encoding aspartate carbamoyltransferase catalytic subunit; translated protein: MRWAGKDILGIQELSIAEIQLILDTTGSFKEVSTREIKKVPTLRGKTVINLFFEPSTRTRTSFEIAAKRLSADTINISTSSSSVVKGETLIDTAKNLEAMKPDCIVIRHPASGAPHLLARLMDVPVINAGDGAHEHPTQALLDLFTVREKVGRLAGLKVAIVGDILHSRVARSNIHGFTKMGAEVHLAGPPTMKPAAVERLGVHWHRSLAEVIPEADVIMMLRIQLERQEGGFFPTLREYSRLFGLNVDILKPAKPGVLIMHPGPINRGVEISPEVADGPFSVILDQVTNGVAVRMALLYLLVGGEKEADRSSL
- the ftsX gene encoding permease-like cell division protein FtsX: MGRYFFRQAWQNLNQNPWMNAITLGTIALSFLVLGIFLIIIVNAKGLIEEWRSRIRITVYLVDSMNGEQITRFQEKIRGHGEVQEVSYRSKEEALKTLEERLQGRKGLLKGLPRNPLPASVEIQLKPEHQNSIGVQRLVEKLRGLPQIEDLQYGSEWVEKFSAFIVLLQVLGLALGGLLLASTIFVISNTIRLNIFARREEIEIMRSVGATGLFIRAPFYIEGILQGFVGASLAVLMLFIFFHLFVTEVYAPLKSLLGSFPLFFLTAEQTAALALGGVALGFLGTQVSVGRYLRL
- a CDS encoding NAD-dependent epimerase/dehydratase family protein translates to MKILVTGGAGFIGSHVTDRYTAAGHRVVVADNLTTGKMENLNPKARFYQSDIRDQGMEEIFAREQPDVVNHHAAQMDVRKSVQDPVFDASINILGMLNLLEKAVRHGVNRFIFASSGGAIYGDQPENADPASEEIPLQPISPYGVAKATGELYLHYYKVVHGLDYVALRYGNVYGPRQDPFGEAGVVAIFTEKLLADGQAIINGDGLQTRDYVYVEDVAEANLLALHSKASGSFNIGTGEEKNVNELFWCLLQIMGKSAQEAHGPAKPGEQRRSVLNCTRAQTGLGWKAKVSFEEGLRRTVEYFKEFSPHSAQRFPAFSACSAVKE
- the lepB gene encoding signal peptidase I, which encodes MKVKSKEIKKKSTFREYAEAIIVALLLALFIRTFVVQAFKIPSGSMEPTLVIGDHILVSKFIYGIKIPFTSIRLFPLHKPQRGEVVVFIYPLDPSKDFIKRVVAVEGDTVKIVNKKLFINGSEAADSYAVYKEDAVFPAEIQKRDNFGPVTVPPGSLFVLGDNRDRSLDSRFWGFVPLEDLRGKAFIIYWSWNSQETAVRWNRIGHLIH